The following is a genomic window from Bacillota bacterium.
AAATTAAAATAGATGATTTTCCTTTATTTAACATTGCTTTAGGCCCAGTATTATCCATCTGGCACGACGCCAGAGAGAATCCTCTTTGTGAAGTATCACTTTCCTCAATGAACACAGTCTGTCCCGTTCCAAATGAGCTTTTAACAGGCATTACCTTTCACACAGATCCTTCCAAGATTGTTTTGACTCATGATCAAGACTTTACCATTTCTTTTCTAGAAGAAGGAATGGAAATTGATTTAGGTGGCTTTGGAAAAGGATATGTATCTGAAATAATTACCGATTATTTAGATGAATTAAATGTGAAATATATTTTGAATACTGGAAATAGTAATGTAAAAGCTGGTGGAATAAATCCAAATTCTGAAGATGGATTTTATACCATTGCCTTAAAAAGACCAAAAATTGTTATAACAGATGAATCGGTGTATTTTGCTTATATTAAACTTCCAAATAATCTTTCCATCGTGACAAGTGGTAATTACCAACGATTTTTTATTGGTCTAGAAGATGGGTTAGTCTATCATCATATCATTGATCCAACAACGAATTATCCAGGTGGAGAAGCAATGAGTGTCTCCATACTATATGAAGACGGAGCTTTAGCTGATATCTATTCCACTGCTATATATTTAATGCCATTAGAGGATGGACTTGCTTTTGTAAATCAAATAGAAGGCTTAGAAGCTGTATGGTATTTTGACAGTGGCGATATCATATATTCTGATCATTTTGAATCTTATTTATATATTCCTTCTTAACAAAAAAAGCAAGAGAGTCCTCTTGCTTTTTTATTTCTTTTCTTCTTGTAACTGATTTTCAAAAACAAAAACCAATTTTTTACTTGCAAGTCCTACAAAAATCCCTGTAGGAATGCTTATTAAAATCATGTAAGGTAAATAATAAAGAAGTGTTGGTGTATCAAGAATAATCATTGCCATAATAATTTGCCCTACCATATGCATAAAAGCACCGGCAACACTAACACTAATAATGGAAAAAATTCTTATTTTTTTAAAAAACACCATCGTTATATAAGCAAAAATTCCTCCAGATAAACTTAAGAGTGCAGTAGGATTAAATATTCCAGAATAAACCAAAGCTACCAAAAAAATTCTAAGAATAACTACGACAAAGGCTTCTTTATATCCATAAATATATAAAATAATCAGTGTAATAACATTAGCAAGTCCTAATTTTACTCCTGGGATGATAAACAAAGCGGTTGAAAACATGGATTCTAGAATGCTTAAGACAATACTAGAAGAAATCATCAACGCAATAAAGATTAATTTTTTTAAATTCATACGTTTCACCTGAAGTTATTGTATCATTTTTATATAAAATCTTCAAGAAAAAGAAAAGACGGAAAATCCGTCTATTTTTTACTGATTAAAAATCGATAAAGCATTGCAAGTGGCCAGAAAAACACTCCTATAATAACAACCACAAACCAATAAACTCTCCCAAAAAAGTCAAGAAAAGTTAAATTGAAAAATAAGGCAAGTCCTACAATAAGAATGTATCCCAGTAATGAGAAGAAAAACTGATTTTTTCGTTCACGAAGTAAATTATATTTCTTTTCATTTTTTTTAGGAAACGCTTCTAAAATATCATCTGAACTTCCAAATTCTTGAATAGATTGTTTAATGGCATCTTCTTTTGAAGTTCCAAGTTCCACTAAATCTTCTACTTTTTCTTCCAAACTAGTTGTCAATATTTCAATAAGTTCTTTTTTATCTTCTGCATTAAATAAATCTTTTAAAAGTCTAGATACAAATCGTTTAATCGTATTCATTCAACATCACTTCCTAACATAGCAATCATAATCTCTCTCAGTAATTTCCATTCTTTAATCATTTCATTATAATATGCTTTTCCAAGAGGAGTCACTTGATAATATCTTCTTTTTCCCCCATGTGTTTTTTCGCCAGTATAAGAAACAATCAGTTCTCTCGATTCTAATCGTTGAACAACAGAATAAAGGGTAGCTTCTTTGATGTCAAATTTATTTTCTGTTCTTTGTTTGATTTCTCCTGCAATTTCATACCCATATCGATCTCTTTCTAAAAGTAATTTTAAAATAATCGTATCGATATGTCCACGAATTACATCACTATGAATCATAAATCCACCTCTATTTTTTTAACACATATCCAATCGTCATGGCTTTTGGTCCACAGTGTGCGCCAACAGCTGGAGTTAATAAATAATCTTTAATCTCTTTTAGTTCAGGTCTTACGTTTAAGATAACATCTCTAACGTATTGAACTCCTTGAGGATTGTTTGCATGAATGATAAATGGTTCGTAATCTTTTCCTTCGGTTTCTTCTAAAAATTTTTCAACCACACGGTTAAGTGCTTTTTGGAAGGTTCTTATTTTTTCAACGGTTACTACGGCTCCGTTTTTATCAACTTCAAGTAATGGTTTAATTTTTAAGACATCTGCCAAAAATCCTGCAGCATTGGAAAGTCTTCCGTTTTTCACTAAATATTTTAAATCAGAGACCGCAAAGTAAATATGATTGTTATCTCTTATTTGATCTAGTGCTTCAAGAATTTCTTCCATTGATTTGCCTTCACTTGCTAAATCATGTGCTAAAAAAGCCATTTTGCATTGAAGGTATCCTACTGTTTTTGAATCATAAACGGTTACTTTAATACCTTCAACCATATTTCTAGCAATCATGGCATTTTCAAAAATTCCACTCATTTTGCTTGAAATGGTAATAAAGATGGCTTCGTCGCATCCTTCATCTCGAAGTTTTTCATAAGCTTCTAACATTGTACCAGTAGATGCCATGGCTGTTCTTGGAAATAAAGAAGGATCGCTTTCAAGCATTTCGTAAAATTTGTCTGCAGTTAATTCTTCAAAATCAACATATTCTTTTCCTCCCATTAAAATGGTGGAACGAATGATTCTGATGTCATACTTATGCGGAATATAATCTAGTGCTGAATTTGTACAAACTAAGACACCGAGTTTTTTCATTTATATTTCTCCCTTAAAAAAGAATTATTTCTAATTTTATTATATCTATAAAGTACAATTTGTCAATGACTTCAGGTTTATAAAGGGTTAGTGTCTATAATTTACTGGTTTTCTTGGTTTCTTTGATATGGAAAGATTTGCTTTCTTGCCTTTTAATTTTGTATTGTTTAATTTCTCTAGGATTTCACTTGCGACAGGTGTTGGTACCGAAAAGAAAGTAAATTCAGTTAAAATTGCAATGTCTTGAACTTCTCTTCGTTCTAATCGAATCTTCGAACAAACAAAATCTAAAATGTCTGATACACTTAAATCTTGATCTTTTCCCATGTTAAGGTGAAATCTGGTTGATTTACTATCTGATGAGTGACCAGATTTTTGGCTTTTGAATTCAAATTCCTCGTTGATATCTGCTTCATTGATGGCTGCATTGTTTTTGCTCGTTACCATTTTTAGTAGTGAAACGATAATTTGATCTTCTGTCATTTTTGCGCCAATGGCTTTGTTTAGAATTAAGTATTCTTGGTCAAAGTTTTCTGTTTCTAATTCTCGCATCATTTGTTCGATTAA
Proteins encoded in this region:
- a CDS encoding FAD:protein FMN transferase; amino-acid sequence: MKKILNFLSILILCMTILSCDSFDNPNKDVCNLGASNEVYLCSKSWTSFFDSPISLTLYVTSEDTYSINDVFDFVESTLEQYHNYFDKYNEYPNLTNVYLINHRLTSSVEIEEALYDAIAFALLHQEEIKIDDFPLFNIALGPVLSIWHDARENPLCEVSLSSMNTVCPVPNELLTGITFHTDPSKIVLTHDQDFTISFLEEGMEIDLGGFGKGYVSEIITDYLDELNVKYILNTGNSNVKAGGINPNSEDGFYTIALKRPKIVITDESVYFAYIKLPNNLSIVTSGNYQRFFIGLEDGLVYHHIIDPTTNYPGGEAMSVSILYEDGALADIYSTAIYLMPLEDGLAFVNQIEGLEAVWYFDSGDIIYSDHFESYLYIPS
- a CDS encoding Gx transporter family protein, whose product is MNLKKLIFIALMISSSIVLSILESMFSTALFIIPGVKLGLANVITLIILYIYGYKEAFVVVILRIFLVALVYSGIFNPTALLSLSGGIFAYITMVFFKKIRIFSIISVSVAGAFMHMVGQIIMAMIILDTPTLLYYLPYMILISIPTGIFVGLASKKLVFVFENQLQEEKK
- a CDS encoding PadR family transcriptional regulator; the protein is MIHSDVIRGHIDTIILKLLLERDRYGYEIAGEIKQRTENKFDIKEATLYSVVQRLESRELIVSYTGEKTHGGKRRYYQVTPLGKAYYNEMIKEWKLLREIMIAMLGSDVE
- a CDS encoding DegV family protein; the protein is MKKLGVLVCTNSALDYIPHKYDIRIIRSTILMGGKEYVDFEELTADKFYEMLESDPSLFPRTAMASTGTMLEAYEKLRDEGCDEAIFITISSKMSGIFENAMIARNMVEGIKVTVYDSKTVGYLQCKMAFLAHDLASEGKSMEEILEALDQIRDNNHIYFAVSDLKYLVKNGRLSNAAGFLADVLKIKPLLEVDKNGAVVTVEKIRTFQKALNRVVEKFLEETEGKDYEPFIIHANNPQGVQYVRDVILNVRPELKEIKDYLLTPAVGAHCGPKAMTIGYVLKK